Part of the Geobacter pickeringii genome, GAACCGGAACTGGCCAAGGCCTACGGCGTTAGCCGCGGGACCTTGAGGGAGGCCCTGAGCCGCCTCGAGGAGCGGCATCTCGTGGTCCGCTCGCCGAACCACGGTGCTCGGGTCATCACACTTTCCTATGAGGAGCTGATCGATATCTACCAGGTGCGGGAGGCGCTGGGCGGTATGGCGTGCGGCCTTGCGGCGGAGCGGATGAGCGATGCCGAGATCGCCGATCTGAAGCGGCTGCTCGACGATCATGAACAGAGCATAAGCGAAGATCAGGGGCTCTCCTACTACCAGCAGGAGGGGGAGCTGGATTTCCACTACCGGATCCTCCAAGGGAGCCGAAACAGGAAAATCCTGAGTGTGCTGGAAGGGGGGCTCTATCAGCTGATGCGCATGTACCGCTACCAGTTCAGCATTTCAAGCCAGCGTCCGCTCCAGGCCCT contains:
- a CDS encoding GntR family transcriptional regulator — translated: MCRHNQREKHFVQLSETTSLTLSDRIFEQLQTAIVKGEIPAGSKISEPELAKAYGVSRGTLREALSRLEERHLVVRSPNHGARVITLSYEELIDIYQVREALGGMACGLAAERMSDAEIADLKRLLDDHEQSISEDQGLSYYQQEGELDFHYRILQGSRNRKILSVLEGGLYQLMRMYRYQFSISSQRPLQALKEHRRIVEALAERDAELADLLMRRHIRSARKSIEERHRKSREQEE